A stretch of the Erinaceus europaeus chromosome 1, mEriEur2.1, whole genome shotgun sequence genome encodes the following:
- the LIPN gene encoding lipase member N isoform X2 produces the protein MMWLFITTTCFLCGTLSVSGLINLEPEVNPEVWMSISEIITYNGYPSEEHEVTSEDGYILSVNRIPHGRRNAHLKDPRPVVYLQHALFADNAYWLENYSNGSLGFLLADAGYDVWMGNSRGNTWSRRHKTLSPADEAFWAFSFDEMAKYDLPGIINFIVNKTGQEKLYFIGHSLGTTIGFVAFSTLPEVARRIKMNFALSPVVSFKYPTGIFTNFFLLPSSSIKKFFGTKGFFLEDKKRRDFAIRLCSSKILRLLCSEFMFLWAGADWKNINMSRLDVYMSHAPTGTSVQNILHIKQLYRSSEFRAYDWGDETQNMQHYNQTRPPRYDLRAMNVPTAVWVGGHDVLVTLRDVARVLPQIRNLQYFQLLPKWNHFDFIWGLDAPVVYRKIIDLMKENP, from the exons ATGATGTGGCTGTTTATAACTACTACCTGTTTCCTTTGTGGAACTTTAAGTGTCAGTGGACTCATAAATTTGGAGCCAGAAGTGAATCCTGAAGTATGGATGAGTATT agtgagatcatcacctACAATGGCTATCCCAGTGAGGAACACGAGGTCACCTCAGAGGACGGCTACATACTTAGCGTCAACCGAATTCCCCACGGCCGAAGAAATGCCCACCTTAAAG ACCCCAGGCCAGTTGTGTACTTGCAGCATGCACTATTCGCAGACAATGCCTACTGGCTTGAGAATTACTCCAACGGCAGCCTCGGCTTCCTTCTAGCAGATGCAGGCTACGACGTGTGGATGGGCAATAGCCGGGGAAATACCTGGTCCCGAAGACACAAAACTCTCTCGCCGGCTGACGAGGCCTTCTGGGCCTTCAG TTTTGATGAAATGGCTAAGTATGATCTCCCAGGAATAATAAACTTCATTGTAAACAAAACTGGTCAGGAGAAGCTGTATTTCATCGGACATTCCCTTGGCACGACAATAG GATTCGTGGCCTTTTCCACCCTGCCTGAAGTGGCGCGAAGAATCAAGATGAATTTTGCCTTGAGTCCTGTGGTTTCGTTTAAGTATCCCACAGGCATCTTCACCAACTTTTTTTTACTTCCAAGTTCTTCAATCAAG aaaTTTTTTGGTACCAAAGGTTTCTTTTTAGAAGATAAGAAAAGGCGAGACTTTGCCATCAGACTCTGCAGCAGCAAGATACTGCGCCTGCTCTGTAGTGAATTCATGTTCCTGTGGGCAGGAGCCGACTGGAAAAACATAAACATG AGCCGACTGGATGTGTATATGTCACATGCTCCCACCGGGACATCCGTCCAGAACATCCTGCACATAAAACAG CTGTATCGGTCAAGTGAGTTCCGAGCCTACGACTGGGGTGACGAAACTCAGAACATGCAGCACTACAACCAG ACTCGCCCCCCACGGTACGACTTGAGGGCCATGAACGTTCCAACTGCTGTTTGGGTTGGCGGACATGATGTCCTTGTCACCCTCCGAGATGTGGCCAGGGTCCTCCCCCAGATCCGGAATCTTCAGTACTTCCAGTTATTGCCGAAGTGGAACCACTTTGATTTCATCTGGGGCCTGGATGCTCCAGTGGTTTACAGGAAAATTATAGATCTAATGAAGGAAAATCCATAA
- the LIPN gene encoding lipase member N isoform X3 has product MWTSSRGTSCPSGIPMMWLFITTTCFLCGTLSVSGLINLEPEVNPEVWMSISEIITYNGYPSEEHEVTSEDGYILSVNRIPHGRRNAHLKDPRPVVYLQHALFADNAYWLENYSNGSLGFLLADAGYDVWMGNSRGNTWSRRHKTLSPADEAFWAFSFDEMAKYDLPGIINFIVNKTGQEKLYFIGHSLGTTIGFVAFSTLPEVARRIKMNFALSPVVSFKYPTGIFTNFFLLPSSSIKKFFGTKGFFLEDKKRRDFAIRLCSSKILRLLCSEFMFLWAGADWKNINMLYRSSEFRAYDWGDETQNMQHYNQTRPPRYDLRAMNVPTAVWVGGHDVLVTLRDVARVLPQIRNLQYFQLLPKWNHFDFIWGLDAPVVYRKIIDLMKENP; this is encoded by the exons GCATCCCCATGATGTGGCTGTTTATAACTACTACCTGTTTCCTTTGTGGAACTTTAAGTGTCAGTGGACTCATAAATTTGGAGCCAGAAGTGAATCCTGAAGTATGGATGAGTATT agtgagatcatcacctACAATGGCTATCCCAGTGAGGAACACGAGGTCACCTCAGAGGACGGCTACATACTTAGCGTCAACCGAATTCCCCACGGCCGAAGAAATGCCCACCTTAAAG ACCCCAGGCCAGTTGTGTACTTGCAGCATGCACTATTCGCAGACAATGCCTACTGGCTTGAGAATTACTCCAACGGCAGCCTCGGCTTCCTTCTAGCAGATGCAGGCTACGACGTGTGGATGGGCAATAGCCGGGGAAATACCTGGTCCCGAAGACACAAAACTCTCTCGCCGGCTGACGAGGCCTTCTGGGCCTTCAG TTTTGATGAAATGGCTAAGTATGATCTCCCAGGAATAATAAACTTCATTGTAAACAAAACTGGTCAGGAGAAGCTGTATTTCATCGGACATTCCCTTGGCACGACAATAG GATTCGTGGCCTTTTCCACCCTGCCTGAAGTGGCGCGAAGAATCAAGATGAATTTTGCCTTGAGTCCTGTGGTTTCGTTTAAGTATCCCACAGGCATCTTCACCAACTTTTTTTTACTTCCAAGTTCTTCAATCAAG aaaTTTTTTGGTACCAAAGGTTTCTTTTTAGAAGATAAGAAAAGGCGAGACTTTGCCATCAGACTCTGCAGCAGCAAGATACTGCGCCTGCTCTGTAGTGAATTCATGTTCCTGTGGGCAGGAGCCGACTGGAAAAACATAAACATG CTGTATCGGTCAAGTGAGTTCCGAGCCTACGACTGGGGTGACGAAACTCAGAACATGCAGCACTACAACCAG ACTCGCCCCCCACGGTACGACTTGAGGGCCATGAACGTTCCAACTGCTGTTTGGGTTGGCGGACATGATGTCCTTGTCACCCTCCGAGATGTGGCCAGGGTCCTCCCCCAGATCCGGAATCTTCAGTACTTCCAGTTATTGCCGAAGTGGAACCACTTTGATTTCATCTGGGGCCTGGATGCTCCAGTGGTTTACAGGAAAATTATAGATCTAATGAAGGAAAATCCATAA
- the LIPN gene encoding lipase member N isoform X1, with protein MWTSSRGTSCPSGIPMMWLFITTTCFLCGTLSVSGLINLEPEVNPEVWMSISEIITYNGYPSEEHEVTSEDGYILSVNRIPHGRRNAHLKDPRPVVYLQHALFADNAYWLENYSNGSLGFLLADAGYDVWMGNSRGNTWSRRHKTLSPADEAFWAFSFDEMAKYDLPGIINFIVNKTGQEKLYFIGHSLGTTIGFVAFSTLPEVARRIKMNFALSPVVSFKYPTGIFTNFFLLPSSSIKKFFGTKGFFLEDKKRRDFAIRLCSSKILRLLCSEFMFLWAGADWKNINMSRLDVYMSHAPTGTSVQNILHIKQLYRSSEFRAYDWGDETQNMQHYNQTRPPRYDLRAMNVPTAVWVGGHDVLVTLRDVARVLPQIRNLQYFQLLPKWNHFDFIWGLDAPVVYRKIIDLMKENP; from the exons GCATCCCCATGATGTGGCTGTTTATAACTACTACCTGTTTCCTTTGTGGAACTTTAAGTGTCAGTGGACTCATAAATTTGGAGCCAGAAGTGAATCCTGAAGTATGGATGAGTATT agtgagatcatcacctACAATGGCTATCCCAGTGAGGAACACGAGGTCACCTCAGAGGACGGCTACATACTTAGCGTCAACCGAATTCCCCACGGCCGAAGAAATGCCCACCTTAAAG ACCCCAGGCCAGTTGTGTACTTGCAGCATGCACTATTCGCAGACAATGCCTACTGGCTTGAGAATTACTCCAACGGCAGCCTCGGCTTCCTTCTAGCAGATGCAGGCTACGACGTGTGGATGGGCAATAGCCGGGGAAATACCTGGTCCCGAAGACACAAAACTCTCTCGCCGGCTGACGAGGCCTTCTGGGCCTTCAG TTTTGATGAAATGGCTAAGTATGATCTCCCAGGAATAATAAACTTCATTGTAAACAAAACTGGTCAGGAGAAGCTGTATTTCATCGGACATTCCCTTGGCACGACAATAG GATTCGTGGCCTTTTCCACCCTGCCTGAAGTGGCGCGAAGAATCAAGATGAATTTTGCCTTGAGTCCTGTGGTTTCGTTTAAGTATCCCACAGGCATCTTCACCAACTTTTTTTTACTTCCAAGTTCTTCAATCAAG aaaTTTTTTGGTACCAAAGGTTTCTTTTTAGAAGATAAGAAAAGGCGAGACTTTGCCATCAGACTCTGCAGCAGCAAGATACTGCGCCTGCTCTGTAGTGAATTCATGTTCCTGTGGGCAGGAGCCGACTGGAAAAACATAAACATG AGCCGACTGGATGTGTATATGTCACATGCTCCCACCGGGACATCCGTCCAGAACATCCTGCACATAAAACAG CTGTATCGGTCAAGTGAGTTCCGAGCCTACGACTGGGGTGACGAAACTCAGAACATGCAGCACTACAACCAG ACTCGCCCCCCACGGTACGACTTGAGGGCCATGAACGTTCCAACTGCTGTTTGGGTTGGCGGACATGATGTCCTTGTCACCCTCCGAGATGTGGCCAGGGTCCTCCCCCAGATCCGGAATCTTCAGTACTTCCAGTTATTGCCGAAGTGGAACCACTTTGATTTCATCTGGGGCCTGGATGCTCCAGTGGTTTACAGGAAAATTATAGATCTAATGAAGGAAAATCCATAA
- the LIPN gene encoding lipase member N isoform X4 has protein sequence MWTSSRGTSCPSGIPMMWLFITTTCFLCGTLSVSGLINLEPEVNPEVWMSISEIITYNGYPSEEHEVTSEDGYILSVNRIPHGRRNAHLKDPRPVVYLQHALFADNAYWLENYSNGSLGFLLADAGYDVWMGNSRGNTWSRRHKTLSPADEAFWAFSFDEMAKYDLPGIINFIVNKTGQEKLYFIGHSLGTTIGFVAFSTLPEVARRIKMNFALSPVVSFKYPTGIFTNFFLLPSSSIKKFFGTKGFFLEDKKRRDFAIRLCSSKILRLLCSEFMFLWAGADWKNINMSRLDVYMSHAPTGTSVQNILHIKQLYRSSEFRAYDWGDETQNMQHYNQTYRLRLL, from the exons GCATCCCCATGATGTGGCTGTTTATAACTACTACCTGTTTCCTTTGTGGAACTTTAAGTGTCAGTGGACTCATAAATTTGGAGCCAGAAGTGAATCCTGAAGTATGGATGAGTATT agtgagatcatcacctACAATGGCTATCCCAGTGAGGAACACGAGGTCACCTCAGAGGACGGCTACATACTTAGCGTCAACCGAATTCCCCACGGCCGAAGAAATGCCCACCTTAAAG ACCCCAGGCCAGTTGTGTACTTGCAGCATGCACTATTCGCAGACAATGCCTACTGGCTTGAGAATTACTCCAACGGCAGCCTCGGCTTCCTTCTAGCAGATGCAGGCTACGACGTGTGGATGGGCAATAGCCGGGGAAATACCTGGTCCCGAAGACACAAAACTCTCTCGCCGGCTGACGAGGCCTTCTGGGCCTTCAG TTTTGATGAAATGGCTAAGTATGATCTCCCAGGAATAATAAACTTCATTGTAAACAAAACTGGTCAGGAGAAGCTGTATTTCATCGGACATTCCCTTGGCACGACAATAG GATTCGTGGCCTTTTCCACCCTGCCTGAAGTGGCGCGAAGAATCAAGATGAATTTTGCCTTGAGTCCTGTGGTTTCGTTTAAGTATCCCACAGGCATCTTCACCAACTTTTTTTTACTTCCAAGTTCTTCAATCAAG aaaTTTTTTGGTACCAAAGGTTTCTTTTTAGAAGATAAGAAAAGGCGAGACTTTGCCATCAGACTCTGCAGCAGCAAGATACTGCGCCTGCTCTGTAGTGAATTCATGTTCCTGTGGGCAGGAGCCGACTGGAAAAACATAAACATG AGCCGACTGGATGTGTATATGTCACATGCTCCCACCGGGACATCCGTCCAGAACATCCTGCACATAAAACAG CTGTATCGGTCAAGTGAGTTCCGAGCCTACGACTGGGGTGACGAAACTCAGAACATGCAGCACTACAACCAG ACCTACAGACTAAGGCTCCTCTAG